In Trichomycterus rosablanca isolate fTriRos1 chromosome 20, fTriRos1.hap1, whole genome shotgun sequence, one DNA window encodes the following:
- the wsb1 gene encoding WD repeat and SOCS box-containing protein 1, producing the protein MASFPDCVNENEIAKAKFIGELLPPVAPFDQKSGRETWTVAFAPDGSYFAWSQGHRIVRLVPWTKCINNFSLRKEERLNGVGPRHLSRQGSDSGLVPSGPREHTIDCGDIVWGLAFGSSVPEKLSRCVNIEWHRFQFGQDQLLLATGLNNGRIKIWDVYTGKLLLNLMDHTDIVRDLTFAPDGSLVLVSASRDKTLRVWDLKDDGNMMKVLRGHQNWVYCSAFSPDSSMLCSVGAGKAVFLWDMDKYTLVRKLEGHHNDVVSCEFSPDGALLATASYDTRVIVWDPHTATVLLELGHLFPPPSPIFAGGANDRWVRSVAFCHDGRHIASITDDRLVRFWSIEEKSPQAIASLTNGLCCAFSTDGSILAAGSRDGSVHFWECPRSIPSLQHLCRMALRRVLSTQQVYTLSIPNCMQEYLAYRSF; encoded by the exons ATGGCAAGCTTTCCAGACTGTGTAAACGAAAATGAAATAG CTAAAGCTAAGTTCATAGGGGAACTTTTACCTCCTGTGGCTCCCTTTGACCAGAAGTCAGGACGGGAGACATGGACTGTGGCTTTTGCTCCTGATGGTTCTTATTTCGCTTGGTCTCAAGGACATCGCATTGTGAGGCTCGTACCATggacaaaatgcataaacaactt CTCTTTGAGAAAGGAGGAGCGACTAAACGGTGTAGGACCCAGACATCTGTCTCGACAGGGCAGTGACAGTGGCCTGGTGCCAAGTGGGCCTCGAGAGCACACGATCGACTGTGGGGACATTGTATGGGGGCTGGCATTTGGCTCCTCTGTCCCAGAGAAGCTGAGCCGCTGTGTAAACATTGAGTGGCACCGCTTTCAATTCGGCCAGGACCAGCTACTACTGGCTACTGGCCTCAACAATGGTCGCATTAAGATCTGGGATGTGTACACAG GAAAACTTTTGCTCAACCTGATGGATCACACAGACATTGTGCGTGATCTAACATTTGCTCCTGATGGCAGTCTGGTGCTTGTATCAGCTTCCAGAGACAAGACACTGCGTGTCTGGGACCTTAAGGATGATG GTAACATGATGAAAGTGCTGCGAGGCCATCAGAACTGGGTTTACTGCAGCGCATTCTCTCCAGACTCTTCCATGCTGTGCTCTGTGGGTGCCGGCAAAGCG GTGTTCTTGTGGGACATGGATAAGTATACTCTGGTTCGTAAGCTGGAGGGCCACCATAACGACGTGGTGTCCTGCGAGTTCTCACCTGACGGAGCCCTGCTGGCCACGGCCTCCTATGACACCCGCGTCATTGTGTGGGACCCTCATACGGCCACTGTACTGCTCGAGTTGGG GCACCTCTTTCCCCCTCCTTCCCCTATATTTGCGGGGGGAGCAAATGACCGCTGGGTTCGCTCTGTAGCCTTTTGTCACGATGGCCGGCATATTGCCAGCATCACTGATGATCG ATTGGTGCGATTCTGGAGCATTGAAGAAAAGTCACCACAGGCCATTGCCTCGCTCACGAATGGTCTTTGCTGTGCCTTCTCTACAGACGGAAGCATTTTGGCTGCTGG TTCACGTGACGGCAGCGTCCATTTTTGGGAGTGCCCGCGCAGTATTCCTAGCCTTCAACATTTGTGTCGAATGGCGTTGCGAAGAGTGCTGTCCACGCAGCAggtctacacactgtccatccCGAATTGCATGCAGGAATACCTGGCCTATAGAAGTTTTTAG